The following proteins come from a genomic window of Flavobacterium crocinum:
- a CDS encoding DUF2490 domain-containing protein, whose translation MRWFFNAYVSGFTGTKTLLSLLFFYSTVLCAQTDNTFTAWSAVFASYKLNDKLSIHFDGQLRSADEIEHLLSFIIRPGLNYHASKNTILTIGYAYIENRRVIEMVSDMIPEHRIWEQFIYNQRFKDTYFTSLQHRLRLEERFIGKSYPENGSLINDGSEFSLRLRYFLRAILPLVKTDDFTNGAFASLQNELFVNLDNAPTLTNGGFFDQNRAYVSLGWRFNPKFDLEAGYMYQYINGRNVNVDNNIIQLAAYLRL comes from the coding sequence ATGAGGTGGTTCTTTAATGCTTACGTATCTGGTTTTACAGGTACAAAAACACTTTTGTCCTTACTGTTTTTTTACAGTACAGTATTATGTGCTCAGACAGATAATACTTTTACAGCATGGAGTGCTGTTTTTGCATCCTATAAACTCAATGATAAGTTAAGTATTCATTTTGATGGGCAACTTAGAAGTGCCGATGAAATAGAGCATCTACTGAGTTTTATAATACGACCGGGATTAAACTATCATGCTTCTAAAAATACAATACTTACTATTGGATATGCTTATATAGAAAATAGACGAGTCATAGAAATGGTATCTGATATGATTCCGGAACATCGTATATGGGAGCAGTTTATTTATAATCAAAGATTTAAAGACACTTATTTTACTTCATTGCAGCATCGTTTAAGGCTGGAAGAGCGGTTTATTGGAAAATCTTATCCTGAAAATGGATCATTGATAAACGATGGTTCTGAATTTTCTCTGCGTTTGCGTTATTTTCTCAGGGCAATTTTACCATTAGTCAAAACCGACGATTTTACTAATGGTGCTTTTGCATCACTGCAAAATGAGCTTTTTGTAAATCTGGATAATGCGCCAACGTTAACAAATGGAGGATTTTTTGATCAAAACAGGGCATATGTGTCTTTAGGATGGCGTTTTAATCCAAAGTTTGATTTAGAAGCAGGATATATGTATCAGTATATAAACGGAAGAAATGTCAATGTCGACAATAATATTATTCAGTTAGCGGCTTATTTAAGGCTCTAA
- a CDS encoding MFS transporter: MIAKLNEKKSYPWIVVGLLWFVALLNYLDRQMLSTMKSAMMDDIPELAKAENFGLLMAIFLWIYALMSPVSGIIADRFNRKRIIIGSLFIWSGVTMAMGYATTFNQIYILRGIMGFSEAFYIPAALSLITDYHQEKTRSFAIAIHTTGIYLGQALGGFGATISKYFSWHFSFHSVGLLGVVYSLVLIFFLREKKAYFFDPSKKSSVSYEFREMFKGLGILFGNISFWVLLFYFAAPSLPGWAAKNWLPSLFTETLHLDMSLAGPMATVTISMSSFFGVLIGGAISDRWVMQHLKGRIYTSAIGLFLTIPALFLFGYCCSTGAIIFGAILFGLGFGIYDTNNMPILSQFVAPRYRATGYGIMNFVGISAGAVITEFLGKAADNGGMRHVFVLLLFVVVTTIVLQLVTLHPKTIDMTEENDIADNKQLKS, encoded by the coding sequence ATGATTGCAAAATTGAATGAAAAAAAATCCTATCCATGGATTGTTGTTGGCTTACTATGGTTTGTTGCTTTACTGAATTATTTAGACAGACAAATGCTCTCCACTATGAAATCAGCAATGATGGATGACATTCCTGAATTGGCTAAAGCTGAAAATTTCGGTCTTTTAATGGCTATTTTTCTTTGGATATATGCACTTATGAGTCCTGTTTCTGGAATTATAGCGGATCGGTTTAACCGAAAAAGAATAATTATAGGAAGTCTTTTTATCTGGTCAGGGGTAACTATGGCAATGGGGTATGCCACAACTTTTAATCAAATTTATATTTTGCGCGGAATTATGGGTTTTAGCGAAGCTTTTTATATTCCGGCTGCACTATCCTTAATTACAGATTATCACCAGGAAAAAACACGCTCTTTTGCAATTGCAATTCATACTACCGGAATTTATCTGGGACAAGCACTCGGTGGATTTGGAGCCACTATTTCCAAGTATTTTTCCTGGCACTTTAGCTTTCACTCTGTGGGGCTTTTAGGTGTAGTTTATAGCTTAGTACTTATATTTTTTTTACGGGAAAAGAAAGCCTACTTTTTTGATCCTTCAAAAAAGTCATCTGTAAGTTATGAATTTAGGGAAATGTTCAAAGGATTGGGAATATTATTCGGTAATATCTCCTTTTGGGTTTTACTCTTTTATTTTGCTGCCCCCAGCTTACCGGGCTGGGCGGCCAAAAACTGGCTACCTTCCTTATTCACCGAAACTTTACATTTAGACATGTCGCTTGCAGGACCAATGGCAACAGTAACCATTTCGATGTCTTCCTTTTTTGGTGTTTTAATTGGTGGTGCCATTTCAGACAGATGGGTGATGCAACATCTTAAAGGACGAATTTACACTAGTGCTATTGGGTTATTCCTTACCATTCCGGCATTGTTTTTATTTGGCTACTGTTGCAGTACAGGGGCTATTATTTTTGGTGCTATCCTTTTTGGACTTGGGTTCGGGATATACGACACGAACAACATGCCGATTCTAAGCCAGTTTGTTGCGCCCCGATACCGGGCTACCGGATATGGAATTATGAATTTTGTAGGTATTTCGGCCGGAGCGGTCATCACCGAGTTTTTAGGAAAAGCTGCTGATAATGGAGGTATGAGACATGTTTTTGTACTTCTATTATTTGTAGTGGTTACTACTATCGTTTTACAACTGGTGACCCTGCATCCAAAAACTATAGATATGACCGAAGAAAATGACATTGCAGACAATAAACAGCTAAAATCCTGA
- a CDS encoding glucose 1-dehydrogenase, with product MSIFKDKTIIITGAAMGLGLAASKAVAQKGANLSIVDYNSEALEKAKTEIQSVAPNSKIITIVADVSDEQAVKNYVDQTVAEFGRVDGFYNNAGIEGKQASIVDYDINIFKKVIDINLMGVYYGLKYVIPVMQKQGGGKIVNVASVGGIRGVLNQMPYVASKHAVSGMTKNAAIEYGKDGIYTNAIAPGAILTPMVAEAFKQVNPADPKAAETTYAQRNPTRKLGKPEDVGNLVAFLLSDECQYVNGQTIAIDGGESNLYGNS from the coding sequence ATGAGCATTTTCAAAGACAAAACAATTATAATTACCGGAGCTGCAATGGGACTTGGACTAGCAGCAAGTAAAGCAGTAGCACAAAAAGGAGCTAATCTCTCTATTGTAGATTACAATTCAGAAGCACTCGAAAAAGCAAAAACAGAAATTCAGTCGGTCGCACCCAATTCGAAAATCATAACAATAGTCGCTGACGTTTCAGATGAACAGGCGGTTAAAAATTATGTAGACCAAACAGTTGCCGAATTTGGCCGTGTTGATGGATTCTATAATAATGCAGGTATTGAAGGCAAACAAGCGTCAATAGTTGACTATGATATCAATATATTTAAAAAAGTAATTGATATCAATCTTATGGGAGTATATTATGGTCTGAAATATGTAATACCGGTAATGCAGAAACAAGGAGGAGGAAAAATTGTAAACGTTGCTTCTGTTGGCGGAATCAGAGGTGTTCTTAATCAAATGCCGTACGTTGCAAGTAAGCACGCTGTTTCCGGTATGACCAAAAATGCCGCTATAGAATACGGCAAAGATGGTATCTATACCAACGCAATTGCACCTGGTGCTATCCTGACGCCAATGGTGGCAGAAGCTTTTAAACAGGTAAATCCCGCAGATCCGAAAGCAGCCGAAACGACATATGCACAACGAAATCCTACAAGAAAGTTAGGTAAACCCGAAGACGTAGGTAATCTGGTAGCTTTTCTGCTTAGCGATGAATGTCAGTATGTAAATGGGCAGACTATTGCAATTGACGGAGGAGAATCTAACCTTTATGGTAATTCTTAA
- a CDS encoding TetR/AcrR family transcriptional regulator, with protein sequence MRPIDPDKREKILKSVYTLTGKRGLASVNISGISKTAGIAAGTLYIYFKNKEEVVQLAYAAVEDKMTHAMYSGFDINAPVRQSLKQIYINMLNYRLKNYDETVFIDQYVQSGYIQINFSKQLAEYEKQNKPLYDLLEKGKQEGIIKAVDAIILISFFDGAVRSCSTGIIQKLFPLNQKLIDDCFDMVWRGMI encoded by the coding sequence ATGAGACCTATAGATCCAGACAAAAGAGAAAAAATTTTAAAATCTGTATATACGCTTACCGGAAAACGCGGGTTAGCGAGTGTTAATATTTCAGGTATAAGCAAAACTGCCGGCATTGCAGCAGGAACACTCTATATCTATTTCAAAAATAAAGAAGAAGTTGTGCAACTCGCCTATGCTGCAGTGGAGGACAAAATGACGCATGCAATGTATTCCGGCTTTGATATTAATGCTCCCGTAAGACAGTCACTTAAGCAGATTTACATCAATATGCTCAACTACCGACTTAAAAATTACGACGAAACGGTATTCATAGACCAATACGTACAGTCCGGTTATATACAGATTAATTTTTCAAAACAGCTGGCTGAGTATGAAAAACAGAATAAACCTTTGTACGATTTATTAGAAAAGGGAAAACAGGAAGGAATTATAAAAGCAGTAGACGCCATTATACTTATCAGTTTTTTTGATGGTGCAGTACGCTCCTGCTCCACAGGAATCATCCAGAAGCTTTTTCCATTAAACCAAAAACTCATTGATGATTGTTTTGACATGGTATGGAGAGGCATGATTTAA
- a CDS encoding carbonic anhydrase family protein — MVLLSCKDKTAQTADETKATENVKAEPNQPVLREKVLTAAEQSALTPDAVITALKEGNKRFTNNNLTLRDHSSMVRNAIEGQFPKAVVLSCLDSRIPVEDVFDRGIGDIFVARVAGNFSNTDILGSLEFGCKVSGAKVILVLGHESCGAVKGAIDNVQLGNITPMLANIKPAIGRVKDFKGEKNSKNQDFVEAVSKENVLNTIENIKAKSSILKEMQDKGEIKIIGGYYDLHTGVVEFL, encoded by the coding sequence ATGGTCTTATTATCATGTAAAGACAAAACTGCACAAACTGCAGATGAAACGAAAGCTACAGAGAACGTTAAGGCGGAGCCAAACCAGCCTGTTCTTCGTGAAAAGGTTTTGACGGCTGCCGAACAGAGTGCACTAACTCCGGACGCCGTAATAACAGCGCTTAAAGAAGGCAATAAACGTTTTACCAATAACAATCTTACTTTACGTGACCACTCTTCTATGGTACGAAATGCTATTGAAGGGCAGTTTCCAAAAGCGGTTGTATTATCTTGTCTTGACAGTCGTATACCCGTAGAGGATGTGTTTGACCGAGGTATTGGAGATATATTTGTTGCAAGAGTAGCAGGTAATTTTTCTAATACGGATATTTTAGGAAGTCTTGAGTTTGGATGTAAAGTCTCTGGAGCAAAAGTTATTCTTGTATTAGGGCATGAATCATGCGGTGCTGTTAAAGGTGCAATAGATAATGTTCAGCTGGGTAATATTACTCCAATGCTTGCCAATATTAAGCCGGCTATTGGAAGAGTAAAGGACTTTAAAGGAGAGAAAAACTCAAAAAATCAGGATTTTGTGGAGGCAGTGTCAAAGGAAAATGTATTGAATACTATTGAAAATATCAAAGCCAAAAGTTCTATTCTTAAAGAAATGCAGGATAAAGGAGAGATAAAAATTATTGGAGGATATTATGATCTCCATACAGGTGTAGTAGAATTTTTGTAG
- a CDS encoding FecR family protein: MQQKKFEELFEGYLQNNLSDAEQQQMMEIIQQGRHDDFLKEKIHGMLKGDYVTDVMDKKQSDDILKYVLSQPQNEPKVVELNPKRRRKVILQSLFAAASIALLIALGNSLFFKPKTVLPTVPETPEVVAQNTLIDFSGKQLVHLPDGSTVLLNDNSTLKYDQNSFDSKTREVTLTGEAFFDIKHNPEKPFIVHTGKIQTKVLGTAFNINAQNSSDNIEVTVARGKVQVGDIEKVYGVITPNQQIKVNKSTLSFEQNNVSAAIVTEWKSNYLILDDLNMAEAVSLISQKYKVQILISNEKIKNCRITASFLNEEDLDHVLKVISSVIETEYRYNKAGAVILDGKGCE; this comes from the coding sequence ATGCAGCAAAAAAAGTTCGAAGAGTTATTTGAAGGCTATCTGCAGAATAATCTGTCTGATGCTGAACAACAGCAAATGATGGAGATAATCCAACAGGGCAGGCATGATGATTTTCTTAAAGAAAAAATTCATGGTATGCTGAAAGGAGATTACGTTACAGATGTAATGGATAAAAAACAGAGTGATGATATACTGAAATACGTTCTGTCCCAACCACAAAACGAACCAAAAGTGGTGGAACTAAATCCGAAGAGAAGAAGAAAAGTAATTTTACAATCGCTTTTTGCAGCAGCCAGTATTGCTTTGTTGATTGCTTTAGGAAATTCATTATTCTTTAAACCAAAAACAGTTCTCCCAACTGTACCAGAAACTCCAGAAGTTGTAGCGCAAAATACCTTAATTGACTTTAGCGGCAAACAATTGGTTCATCTTCCTGATGGTAGTACAGTTCTTTTAAATGACAACAGTACCCTGAAATACGATCAAAATTCTTTTGATTCTAAAACTCGTGAAGTAACACTGACTGGAGAAGCTTTTTTTGACATTAAACACAATCCCGAAAAACCTTTTATTGTACATACCGGTAAAATTCAGACCAAAGTTTTGGGAACTGCTTTTAATATTAATGCACAAAATTCTTCAGACAATATCGAAGTTACCGTTGCAAGAGGTAAGGTTCAAGTTGGCGATATCGAAAAAGTATATGGCGTAATTACTCCAAATCAGCAGATTAAAGTAAACAAAAGTACTTTAAGCTTTGAACAAAATAATGTCAGCGCCGCTATTGTAACCGAATGGAAAAGCAATTACCTGATTCTGGACGATTTGAATATGGCTGAAGCTGTTTCTTTAATCTCTCAAAAATACAAAGTGCAGATTTTAATCTCGAATGAAAAAATTAAGAATTGCCGAATCACAGCGAGTTTCTTAAACGAAGAAGATTTAGATCATGTCCTGAAAGTAATTAGCAGTGTTATCGAAACAGAATATCGCTACAATAAAGCAGGCGCTGTTATTTTGGACGGAAAAGGCTGTGAATAA
- a CDS encoding M28 family peptidase gives MKKKLFLLLSLSCNIIFSQTIKKPLVSAITLKDLKTDMYQMAGDHFNGREAGTLDELKVSMWLAEKAKEAGMSPAGDDGTFFQFFDLYRHQVTNNAKFKIGSKEFKLWNEVLVAETTTKKVDAPILFLGNASAEEIRKADVKGKVVVILASKEGISDNISLFERRYPGFVKQKYYEDLSYKGAAALIIVADELGEKSWSEVEPQMKRGVYGIEGYRDKMPVPPRMPAFWVHNDQLEFLKNTKEFLSAEVVSETYKYPSVNVVGKIEGTDSKLKNEYVLFSGHQDHDGVRQKYGQDSIYNGADDNASTCVAMLAIARAYKKQPAKRSALFVFHGSEERGLLGSSWYASHTTVPEKDIIAVLNGDMIGRNDINQAALLGSSDPHQNSPDLVAAAKKANDEGPKFELDKLWDRPEHPEFFYFRSDHLPYARRNIPAVFFTSVLHSQYHTPMDESENIDFVKLHKMTDWIYRTGWILSNELERPKVIRQKTEK, from the coding sequence ATGAAAAAGAAGTTGTTTTTATTACTCAGCTTAAGCTGTAACATTATTTTTTCGCAGACAATCAAAAAACCTTTGGTCAGTGCGATTACTTTAAAGGATCTCAAAACAGATATGTACCAAATGGCGGGAGATCATTTTAATGGTCGGGAGGCCGGTACTTTAGATGAATTAAAAGTATCCATGTGGCTGGCCGAAAAAGCCAAAGAAGCCGGAATGTCACCTGCAGGAGACGATGGTACTTTTTTTCAGTTTTTTGATTTATACCGACATCAGGTTACCAATAATGCCAAATTTAAAATCGGATCAAAAGAATTTAAATTATGGAATGAGGTTCTTGTTGCCGAAACGACCACAAAGAAAGTGGATGCTCCAATATTATTTTTAGGTAACGCTTCTGCTGAAGAAATCAGAAAAGCAGATGTAAAAGGAAAAGTCGTTGTAATTCTGGCATCTAAAGAGGGAATTTCAGATAATATTTCGCTTTTTGAGAGACGTTATCCCGGTTTTGTTAAACAGAAATATTACGAAGATTTATCTTATAAAGGCGCAGCAGCTCTTATTATTGTAGCGGATGAATTGGGAGAAAAAAGCTGGTCTGAAGTGGAGCCTCAAATGAAACGAGGTGTTTACGGAATTGAAGGATACCGTGATAAAATGCCTGTTCCGCCTAGAATGCCTGCTTTTTGGGTGCACAATGACCAATTAGAATTTCTTAAAAACACAAAAGAGTTTTTATCTGCCGAAGTAGTTTCAGAAACTTATAAATATCCATCTGTGAATGTTGTTGGAAAAATTGAAGGAACTGATTCTAAATTAAAAAATGAATATGTGCTTTTCAGTGGACACCAAGACCATGATGGCGTAAGACAGAAATACGGACAAGATTCTATTTACAATGGAGCAGATGATAATGCCAGTACTTGTGTCGCAATGCTGGCTATTGCAAGAGCATACAAGAAACAACCGGCAAAAAGATCGGCGTTGTTTGTATTTCATGGTTCAGAAGAACGCGGATTGTTAGGTTCTAGTTGGTACGCTTCACATACAACAGTGCCGGAAAAAGATATAATCGCTGTTTTGAATGGCGATATGATAGGAAGAAATGATATCAATCAGGCAGCGCTTTTAGGTTCAAGCGATCCGCATCAAAATTCGCCTGATTTGGTAGCTGCGGCTAAAAAAGCCAATGATGAAGGACCAAAATTCGAGCTGGATAAACTTTGGGACAGACCGGAACATCCTGAATTCTTTTATTTTAGATCAGATCATTTGCCTTATGCCAGAAGGAATATTCCGGCTGTTTTTTTTACAAGCGTATTGCACAGTCAGTATCATACGCCAATGGATGAATCTGAAAATATTGATTTTGTCAAATTGCATAAAATGACAGATTGGATCTACAGAACGGGCTGGATTTTATCCAATGAGTTGGAACGTCCAAAAGTGATCAGACAAAAAACAGAAAAATAG
- a CDS encoding carbohydrate-binding domain-containing protein, translating into MKVQTYFRFCLFLSVLAISCSKDNDTKEDEVTTDGDVTISATATKGTAEGSSETGASADDLLANSTFSATVKIIFNGTSATIENAVTGVTIATSGADVTVTSTVAEVAYEVSGTTTNGMLKIYSDKKYKLTLNGVSIKNNDGPAINIQSGKRAFIVLSGTNTLEDGTTYATSTEDQKGTFFSEGQLIFSGSGTLNIVGNNKHGIAADDYVRVQSGTITVTKAASDGIHTNDGVYIDGGNLNITASSDGIEAEEGHIIINTGTITVNVADDGIVASYDTDDTIDPYVVINGGTITITTTGEGGEGIESKSKLTINDGDIYIKAVDDAINAADAIYINGGNIVAYSTTNDGIDSNGTLTVTGGKVFAIGAKSPEEGFDCDNNTFKITGGLLIGAGGATSSPTATVSTQASAILGAGNSGTIYSVLDSDNAEVMTFKSPVSFTTLLLSGSKFSSGKTYKLVTVSAVTGASEFNGLYLGGTFSNPTLSSSFTLTSMVTKIGGSTGPGRP; encoded by the coding sequence ATGAAAGTACAAACATATTTCCGTTTCTGTCTCTTTTTAAGCGTTCTTGCAATATCCTGTTCAAAAGATAATGATACTAAGGAGGATGAAGTTACGACAGATGGCGATGTTACAATTAGTGCAACGGCTACGAAAGGAACAGCAGAAGGATCATCAGAAACCGGAGCGAGTGCAGATGATTTATTAGCAAATTCAACGTTTAGTGCCACAGTTAAAATAATATTCAACGGTACAAGTGCAACGATAGAAAATGCCGTAACTGGAGTAACAATTGCAACTTCTGGCGCAGATGTTACCGTTACCTCTACGGTTGCCGAAGTTGCCTATGAAGTATCCGGTACCACTACAAATGGAATGCTTAAAATCTACAGTGATAAGAAGTATAAACTGACACTAAACGGCGTATCTATCAAAAACAATGATGGACCGGCAATCAATATTCAGTCGGGAAAACGCGCTTTTATTGTATTAAGTGGAACAAATACCTTAGAGGACGGAACAACTTATGCGACATCTACCGAAGATCAAAAAGGGACTTTCTTTAGTGAAGGACAACTTATTTTTTCAGGTAGCGGTACGCTTAATATTGTTGGTAACAATAAACATGGTATTGCTGCAGATGACTATGTTCGTGTTCAAAGTGGTACAATTACTGTAACTAAAGCCGCTTCAGATGGTATTCATACTAATGATGGTGTTTATATTGATGGTGGTAATTTGAATATAACCGCTTCAAGTGATGGAATTGAAGCTGAAGAAGGACACATTATTATCAATACAGGAACCATTACGGTTAATGTTGCCGATGATGGAATAGTGGCTTCATACGATACAGACGATACAATTGATCCTTATGTTGTTATTAATGGAGGAACCATTACCATTACAACAACCGGAGAAGGCGGCGAAGGAATTGAGAGTAAAAGTAAATTGACAATCAACGATGGAGATATTTACATTAAGGCTGTCGATGATGCAATCAATGCAGCCGATGCAATCTATATCAATGGAGGAAATATTGTAGCATACAGTACTACAAATGATGGAATCGATTCTAATGGCACACTTACTGTAACCGGAGGAAAAGTTTTTGCAATAGGAGCCAAAAGTCCGGAAGAAGGTTTTGATTGTGATAATAACACCTTCAAAATTACAGGAGGATTGTTGATTGGTGCCGGAGGTGCCACCAGTTCGCCAACTGCCACGGTATCTACTCAGGCCTCTGCTATTTTGGGCGCTGGAAATTCGGGAACGATATATAGTGTTTTAGATAGTGATAATGCCGAAGTTATGACATTTAAGTCGCCTGTAAGTTTTACAACATTATTATTGTCGGGTAGTAAATTCAGTTCTGGTAAAACCTATAAATTGGTTACAGTTTCTGCCGTGACCGGTGCTTCAGAATTTAATGGATTATATTTAGGGGGAACTTTTTCCAATCCAACATTATCTTCAAGTTTTACACTGACATCTATGGTGACAAAAATTGGAGGAAGTACAGGGCCTGGCAGGCCGTAA
- a CDS encoding RNA polymerase sigma factor, producing MAQNSNIDEKKLLLELSQGSEPAFTNMYNQYKNNVYSTALRITKSKIQAEEAVQDIFLKIWQNRENLAEVTHFENYLYIISRNHLFNSIKKIARETSQITEFNQKETGIIDTDSNIKDEQYNTILNQIVEQLPPQQQKVYQMAKRDGLSHQKIGEDLGISTETVKKHMAQALKFIRLKISPYMNMFMSLLLFLKL from the coding sequence ATGGCTCAAAATTCGAATATAGACGAAAAAAAACTTCTCCTTGAATTATCTCAGGGAAGTGAGCCTGCGTTTACCAATATGTACAATCAATATAAAAATAATGTCTATTCTACTGCATTACGAATTACAAAATCCAAAATTCAGGCAGAAGAAGCTGTTCAGGATATTTTTTTGAAAATATGGCAAAATCGTGAAAACTTAGCCGAAGTAACTCATTTTGAGAATTATCTTTATATTATTTCTCGCAACCATTTGTTCAATTCGATTAAAAAAATTGCCAGAGAAACCAGTCAAATAACTGAATTTAATCAAAAAGAAACTGGAATTATTGATACTGACAGCAATATCAAAGATGAGCAGTACAATACGATTTTAAATCAAATCGTTGAACAGCTGCCTCCTCAACAGCAAAAAGTCTATCAAATGGCCAAAAGAGACGGACTAAGTCATCAAAAAATTGGTGAAGATTTGGGTATCTCAACAGAGACTGTAAAAAAACACATGGCTCAGGCTTTGAAGTTTATACGTCTAAAAATTTCTCCGTACATGAATATGTTCATGTCATTGCTTCTTTTTTTAAAACTTTAG